The genomic DNA CGCTTGATGTGGCGTGCGACAGTGCTGTGGTGCACGCCGATCTCGGTGGCGATCTCGCGGGCCGATTTGCCCGCGTCCAGCAGCGCGAGGATCTGGTTGTCGCGCGAGGCTGTCGCGTCGGTGTCGCCCTCTGCGACAGCCGGTGTCGCACTGCTGTCGCGCTGTGCGACACCGGTGTCGCGCGGTGTCGCACCGTTGTCGCTCCCGGATGCGACAGCGACACCCACTGTCGCAGATGTATCGACGATAGATTCTGATGCTTTATCGACCTTTGCCGTAAGGGTTTCGTCCTCGGCGGTCGGCTCGGGGGCAGTCCGGGGAACTTCCAGCAGTGCGGTCAGGCCGTGCGTGGCGGCCAGGCCCGCCAGCGGGGCGGCGCCCGCTACGCAGGCCGCGATGACCGCATGAAGCACTCTCTGGTCGGATTCCGCAGCGTGTAGACCGTTTCCGGCGATGCTGATCAGCTCGGCAAGGGCGAGCTGGCTCCAGAAGAACCGCACCGTTGCCGCGGGGATCGGGATGCCGGCCTTGCGGCGGCGCTGGAGCGAGACCAGCGCGACGGTGCTCTGCACGATCGCTCCGTCGACGAAGACCGGGCCGACCCAGGCGAGCTTCGGCGTGATCCCGGCCATTACCGATAGATCGGAAAGGGCCGCGAAGGACCACGCGAACGCGCCGCCGCCGATCACGAGCGTCATGAGCAGAGCAGTGATCTCGGTGATGTCCATGCGCGGATGCGACACCTTTGTCGCATCGGCCGGGGGCGCTGTCGCGCGATCCGGGCCGTCGAGCACCGGTGCGACAGCAGCTGTCGCAGCGGTGTCGCCTTGTGTCGCAGCGGTGTCGCTCGGTGTCGCATCCATCGTTGTGAACCTCCTGTGCGAGTGCGGGCGCGTCGCACGCCCGCGGTTGCTGGTCGATCTGGAGTGATCCGCTCCGGGCTGCAGACTCCAGCGGCTACGGCCCGGAGCGGATCACTGGCGGAAATAGCGATCGGTCGGCTATCGGTCGAACTCCGGCGGCTCGAACCCGTTCGGCGGCTCCTCGGCCGGCCACGGAATCTCCGATGCCGACGGCGCGGCGGGCGTGGTGACCTTGCGGCTGCCGTTGATCCGGGCCGCCGGCGCCGGCGTTTTGATCCGGCCGTTCTCGATCACCACACCGATCTGAGTCGGGGTATCGACACGAACCTCGTTGACCAGCTTGCGCGAAC from Nocardia higoensis includes the following:
- a CDS encoding DUF2637 domain-containing protein codes for the protein MDITEITALLMTLVIGGGAFAWSFAALSDLSVMAGITPKLAWVGPVFVDGAIVQSTVALVSLQRRRKAGIPIPAATVRFFWSQLALAELISIAGNGLHAAESDQRVLHAVIAACVAGAAPLAGLAATHGLTALLEVPRTAPEPTAEDETLTAKVDKASESIVDTSATVGVAVASGSDNGATPRDTGVAQRDSSATPAVAEGDTDATASRDNQILALLDAGKSAREIATEIGVHHSTVARHIKR